In Microtus pennsylvanicus isolate mMicPen1 chromosome 17, mMicPen1.hap1, whole genome shotgun sequence, one genomic interval encodes:
- the Stk16 gene encoding serine/threonine-protein kinase 16, which produces MGHALCVCSRGTVSIDNKRYLFIQKLGEGGFSYVDLVEGLHDGQFYALKRILCHEQQDQEEAQREADMHRLFQHPNILRLMAYCLKERGAKQEAWLLLPFFKRGTLWNEIERLKDQGDFLTEDQILVLLLGICRGLEAIHARGYAHRDLKPTNILLGDEGQPVLMDLGSMNQACIQVEGSRQALTLQDWAAQRCTISYRAPELFSVQSHCVIDERTDVWSLGCVLYAMMFGEGPYDMVFQKGDSVALAVQNELNIPQSPRHSSALRQLLASMMTVDPQQRPRIPVLLSQLEALQPPAPGQHTTQI; this is translated from the exons ATGGGCCACGCACTGTGTGTCTGCTCCCGGGGAACTGTCAGCATTGACAATAAGCGTTACCTCTTCATCCAgaaattgggggaggg TGGGTTCAGCTATGTGGACCTAGTGGAGGGGTTACATGACGGACAATTCTACGCCCTGAAGCGAATCCTGTGTCACGAGCAGCAGGACCAGGAAGAGGCCCAGCGAGAGGCGGACATGCATCGTCTCTTCCAGCATCCCAACATCCTTCGCCTCATGGCTTACTGTCTGAAAGAACGAGGTGCCAAGCAGGAAGCCTGGCTGCTGCTACCTTTCTTCAAG AGAGGTACACTGTGGAATGAGATAGAAAGGCTGAAGGACCAAGGCGACTTCCTGACTGAGGACCAAATCCTTGTGTTGTTGTTGGGTATCTGCAGAGGCCTTGAGGCCATTCATGCCAGAGGCTATGCACACAG ggACCTGAAGCCCACCAATATTTTGCTTGGTGATGAGGGGCAGCCAGTTTTAATGGACTTGGGTTCTATGAATCAAGCGTGCATCCAGGTGGAGGGCTCACGCCAGGCCTTAACTCTACAA GACTGGGCAGCCCAGCGGTGCACCATCTCGTACCGGGCACCTGAGCTTTTCTCTGTGCAGAGCCACTGTGTCATCGATGAGCGGACTGATGTCTGG TCCCTAGGCTGTGTGCTTTACGCCATGATGTTTGGGGAAGGCCCTTATGATATGGTGTTCCAGAAGGGTGACAGTGTGGCCCTTGCTGTGCAGAATGAACTCAACATCCCTCAAAGCCCCAG GCATTCTTCAGCTTTGCGGCAGCTTTTGGCTTCTATGATGACTGTGGACCCCCAGCAGCGCCCTCGCATTCCTGTCCTCCTCAGTCAGTTGGAGGCATTGCAGCCACCGGCTCCTGGCCAGCACACCACCCAAATCTGA
- the Tuba4a gene encoding tubulin alpha-4A chain yields the protein MRECISVHVGQAGVQMGNACWELYCLEHGIQPDGQMPSDKTIGGGDDSFTTFFCETGAGKHVPRAVFVDLEPTVIDEIRNGPYRQLFHPEQLITGKEDAANNYARGHYTIGKEIIDPVLDRIRKLSDQCTGLQGFLVFHSFGGGTGSGFTSLLMERLSVDYGKKSKLEFSIYPAPQVSTAVVEPYNSILTTHTTLEHSDCAFMVDNEAIYDICRRNLDIERPTYTNLNRLISQIVSSITASLRFDGALNVDLTEFQTNLVPYPRIHFPLATYAPVISAEKAYHEQLSVAEITNACFEPANQMVKCDPRHGKYMACCLLYRGDVVPKDVNAAIAAIKTKRSIQFVDWCPTGFKVGINYQPPTVVPGGDLAKVQRAVCMLSNTTAIAEAWARLDHKFDLMYAKRAFVHWYVGEGMEEGEFSEAREDMAALEKDYEEVGIDSYEDEDEGEE from the exons ATG CGTGAATGCATTTCCGTCCACGTGGGGCAGGCAGGTGTCCAGATGGGCAATGCCTGCTGGGAGCTCTACTGTCTGGAGCATGGGATTCAGCCTGATGGGCAGATGCCCAGCGATAAGACCATTGGTGGAGGGGACGATTCCTTCACCACCTTCTTCTGTGAAACTGGAGCTGGAAAGCATGTGCCTCGGGCAGTCTTTGTGGATCTGGAGCCGACTGTGATTG ATGAGATCCGAAATGGCCCATACCGCCAGCTCTTCCATCCAGAGCAGCTTATCACTGGGAAAGAAGATGCGGCCAACAACTATGCCCGTGGTCACTACACCATTGGCAAGGAAATTATCGACCCAGTGCTGGACCGGATCCGCAAACTG TCTGACCAGTGCACAGGACTTCAGGGCTTCCTAGTATTTCACAGTTTTGGAGGGGGCACCGGCTCTGGCTTCACCTCCCTGCTGATGGAGCGACTTTCTGTTGACTATGGCAAGAAATCCAAGCTGGAGTTCTCCATCTACCCAGCTCCACAAGTGTCCACAGCTGTGGTAGAGCCCTATAACTCCATCCTGACCACCCATACCACCTTGGAGCACTCAGACTGTGCCTTCATGGTGGACAACGAGGCTATCTATGACATCTGCCGCCGTAACCTGGATATCGAGCGTCCAACCTATACCAACCTCAACCGTCTCATCAGCCAAATTGTCTCCTCCATCACAGCTTCCTTGCGCTTTGATGGGGCCCTAAATGTGGACCTGACAGAGTTCCAGACCAACTTGGTACCCTACCCTCGAATCCACTTCCCCCTGGCCACCTATGCACCCGTCATCTCTGCAGAGAAGGCCTACCATGAGCAGCTGTCAGTGGCAGAGATCACCAATGCTTGCTTCGAGCCTGCCAACCAGATGGTGAAGTGTGACCCTCGGCATGGCAAGTacatggcctgctgcctgctgtacCGTGGAGACGTGGTGCCCAAGGATGTGAACGCTGCTATCGCTGCCATCAAGACCAAGCGCAGCATCCAGTTTGTGGACTGGTGCCCCACAGGTTTCAAGGTTGGTATCAACTACCAGCCACCCACTGTAGTGCCTGGGGGTGACCTGGCCAAGGTCCAGAGAGCTGTGTGCATGTTGAGCAACACCACTGCCATTGCTGAGGCCTGGGCCCGCCTGGACCACAAGTTTGACTTGATGTATGCCAAGAGGGCTTTTGTGCACTGGTACGTGGGTGAGGGCATGGAGGAGGGTGAGTTCTCTGAGGCTCGAGAGGATATGGCTGCCCTGGAAAAGGATTATGAGGAAGTAGGCATCGACTCctatgaggatgaggatgagggagaagagtAG